A stretch of DNA from Paenibacillus albus:
GTCGGCAGCGATCTTGTCAAGGAGCTGAAGGTGAACGAGGATTTTAAATGGGATTTTGTCGATCGAGCTGCTGCCAAGCAGGGACTTCAAGATGGCAAGTATTATTATGCCGTAGAAATACCGGCATCTTTCTCAAAGCAAGCGACGACGCTGCTGGATGAGAAGCCGCAGCCGGCTGAGCTCACGTACATGTCTAACGACAGCGGGAACTACTTGGCTGCGAAGATCGGACAGAGCGCGGTTTCGAAGCTGCAAACGGAAATTTCGCAGCAGGTGACGAAGGCGTACGCGGAGGCCGTGTTCGATAATATCGGCGAAGCTTCCGAAGGCATCGCCAAAGCGAGCGATGGCGCAAGCCAGCTGAGCAGCGGCGCTGCAGATGCGAAAAGCGGAGCAGAGCTTCTGCGCGATAATGTCGCGAAGCTTGCAAGCAGCACGAAGCAGCTTGCTGGCGGCGTAGCAACGCTGGACAAAGGCGCGGAGCAGCTTGCCAGCGGTACCGCGCAAGTAAGCGAGGGCGCGCACGGCTTGTCCGCCGGCCTCGGCAAGCTTGAAGCCGCTGGCGGCAAGCTCAGCGGCGGCGCGGATAAGGCTGCCTCGGCCGCGGAGCAGCTGGCCGAGGGGCTAGCTTCTGCGAAGCAGGGCAGCGCGCAGCTGGCCGGCGCAGCCGAGAAGCTGTCGGCGGCGCTCGAAGCGTACGCCGCCGCGCAGCCTGATGCAGCGCAGGATGCGGCGCTGCAAGGTCTTATCGGCGCAGCCCGCGAGGTATCCGCGGGTGCGGCCGGGCTCTCCGGCGGCAGCGCGAAGCTGGCCGCCGGCGGGGCGGAGCTGCAGCGCGGGCAGAGCCAGCTACAGCAAGGGCTTGGAGCGCTGCAGCAGGGGCTCGCTAGCGCCAGCAGCAACGGCGCCAAGCTCGCAGCTGGCGCTGACAGCGCCGCGGATGGCGCCGCGCAGCTAGCTAGCGGCGCAGCCGCCGCTGGCCGCGGTGCGGCGCAGCTTGCCGACGGGTCCGGCAAGCTGGCAAGCGGCTCCGCCGAGCTCGCGAGCGGCACGGCTAAGCTCGCGGACGGCTCCGCCGAGCTGTCGAGCAAGCTAGGCGACGCCGCAGGCGAGACCGGAGGCATCATCGGAACCGATGCCCTGTACGACATGTTCGCGAAGCCTGTTGGGGTCGACGAAGAGAAGCTGACGGAAGTGCCGAACTACGGCACGGGCTTCACGCCTTACTTCCTGTCGCTCGGTCTGTTCGTCGGAGCTCTGCTCTCAACGACAGTGATGCCGATGCGCGAGACTGGAACGCGGCCAACCTCCGGCTGGAGCTGGTTCGTTAGCAAGCTGTCGCTCTTCGCCATCGTTGGTCTTGTACAAGCGACAATTGCCGATTTGATTCTGATCTATGGCATTGGGCTGCATGTGAACCATATGGG
This window harbors:
- a CDS encoding YhgE/Pip domain-containing protein, whose protein sequence is MKALSFTGKEFVRIMRNRKLIISIIGVMFIPIMYSGMLIGSFWDPYGKLNELPVAVVNEDAGAQFKGKSLTVGSDLVKELKVNEDFKWDFVDRAAAKQGLQDGKYYYAVEIPASFSKQATTLLDEKPQPAELTYMSNDSGNYLAAKIGQSAVSKLQTEISQQVTKAYAEAVFDNIGEASEGIAKASDGASQLSSGAADAKSGAELLRDNVAKLASSTKQLAGGVATLDKGAEQLASGTAQVSEGAHGLSAGLGKLEAAGGKLSGGADKAASAAEQLAEGLASAKQGSAQLAGAAEKLSAALEAYAAAQPDAAQDAALQGLIGAAREVSAGAAGLSGGSAKLAAGGAELQRGQSQLQQGLGALQQGLASASSNGAKLAAGADSAADGAAQLASGAAAAGRGAAQLADGSGKLASGSAELASGTAKLADGSAELSSKLGDAAGETGGIIGTDALYDMFAKPVGVDEEKLTEVPNYGTGFTPYFLSLGLFVGALLSTTVMPMRETGTRPTSGWSWFVSKLSLFAIVGLVQATIADLILIYGIGLHVNHMGAFIGMSLLASFTFMMIIQFLVTLLDNPGRFVSVILLILQLTGSAGTYPSELVPSWLQHVGDWLPMTYTIKAFREIVTGNELEITGSMAIHVALFAVVSAVLTLLVFIMMHRKEKRQGAAPIELTA